One genomic region from Haloprofundus salinisoli encodes:
- a CDS encoding M20/M25/M40 family metallo-hydrolase — translation MTNEPGEYVGDGEPTVDASLCDRPAELLQELIRFDTTNPPGAERTCIEWAADLLADAGIDSELYAQTPDRPSLVARIEGGDSPALMLYGHVDVVPTSDQAWTHPPFAGVEEDGYVWGRGALDMKSGVAMFVAAFLRAARDDVDLAGDLVLCLLADEEAGGDEGAAFLVDEHPELFEGVEFALGEFGGYPMELAGARLYPVQVNEKQVCWVRVSATGNAGHASRPSRGDAVGRIGEALVKLDRERLPYHLTPPVEEMLDRMAEEVDDETAAVLRGLKDPEAVDESLAALGDEAGTFEALLHNTANATILRGGDKINVVPARAEFTVDSRLLPGQTDEDVAAELRDLLGDGVDVEVERFEKGPEETDLGLFPLLDEVLRDADEEAVPVPYVLPAATDGRIFARIGVQSYGFTPMDLPSEFDFQSLVHAADERIPVEAVEFGTDAVFDVVQRYDGAVE, via the coding sequence ATGACGAACGAACCCGGCGAGTACGTCGGCGACGGCGAGCCGACAGTCGACGCCAGCCTCTGTGACCGCCCGGCCGAACTCCTCCAGGAACTGATTCGCTTCGACACGACGAACCCGCCCGGCGCCGAGCGCACGTGCATCGAGTGGGCCGCCGACCTGTTGGCCGACGCCGGTATCGACTCCGAGCTCTACGCGCAGACGCCGGACCGGCCGAGCCTCGTCGCTCGCATCGAAGGTGGCGATTCTCCTGCATTGATGCTGTACGGCCACGTCGACGTGGTGCCGACGAGCGACCAGGCGTGGACGCACCCGCCGTTTGCGGGTGTCGAGGAGGACGGCTACGTCTGGGGCCGCGGCGCGCTCGACATGAAGTCGGGTGTGGCGATGTTCGTCGCGGCGTTTCTCCGCGCGGCCCGCGACGACGTCGACCTCGCCGGTGACCTCGTGCTCTGTCTGCTCGCCGACGAGGAAGCCGGCGGCGACGAGGGGGCGGCGTTTCTGGTGGACGAACACCCCGAACTGTTCGAGGGCGTCGAGTTCGCCCTCGGCGAGTTCGGCGGTTACCCGATGGAGTTGGCGGGCGCGCGCCTCTACCCCGTGCAGGTCAACGAGAAACAGGTGTGTTGGGTTCGCGTGAGCGCGACGGGGAACGCGGGTCACGCCTCGCGGCCGAGTCGCGGCGACGCCGTCGGACGTATCGGCGAGGCGCTCGTGAAACTCGACCGCGAGCGACTCCCGTACCACCTCACGCCGCCGGTCGAGGAGATGCTCGACCGGATGGCCGAAGAGGTCGACGACGAGACGGCCGCGGTTCTTCGGGGACTGAAAGACCCCGAGGCGGTCGACGAGTCGCTGGCGGCGCTCGGCGACGAAGCCGGGACGTTCGAGGCGCTGTTGCACAACACGGCGAACGCGACGATTCTCCGCGGCGGCGACAAGATAAACGTCGTCCCTGCGAGAGCCGAGTTCACCGTCGACAGCCGCCTGCTGCCGGGACAGACCGACGAGGACGTGGCCGCCGAACTCCGCGATCTGCTGGGCGACGGCGTCGACGTCGAGGTGGAACGCTTCGAGAAGGGACCCGAGGAAACGGATCTGGGGCTGTTTCCCCTCTTGGACGAGGTGCTCCGCGACGCCGACGAGGAGGCGGTTCCGGTGCCGTACGTGCTCCCGGCGGCCACGGACGGGCGCATCTTCGCGCGAATCGGCGTCCAGAGCTACGGCTTCACGCCGATGGATCTCCCCTCGGAGTTCGACTTTCAGTCACTCGTCCACGCCGCCGACGAGCGCATCCCCGTCGAAGCCGTCGAGTTCGGCACCGACGCCGTCTTCGACGTCGTCCAGCGGTACGACGGTGCGGTAGAGTAG
- the lipA gene encoding lipoyl synthase, whose amino-acid sequence MAYRRKPDWLKMRPPSGRRFTEIKQTLRDRDLHTVCEEANCPNLGECWSGRDGPGTATFMLMGDRCSRGCNFCDVQTGGMESLDPDEPANVAEAVAEIGLDYVVLTSVDRDDLPDQGAGHFAQTIREIKRRDPEVLVEVLIPDFQGEPRLVRKIIDAEPDVVAHNIETVERLQWPVRDRRANYEQSLSVLEQVKRESDIYTKTSLMLGLGEYHHEIYQTLSDLREADVEIVTFGQYLQPSRSHLDVFDYVHPDAFETWRRVAEDEFGFLYCASGPMVRSSYKAGELFVDALLRDGKSVEQARAAARAAAE is encoded by the coding sequence ATGGCTTACAGGCGGAAACCGGACTGGCTGAAGATGCGGCCGCCGTCCGGTCGCCGGTTCACCGAGATCAAGCAGACCCTCCGCGACCGCGACCTCCACACGGTCTGCGAGGAGGCGAACTGCCCGAACCTCGGCGAGTGCTGGAGCGGCCGAGACGGCCCGGGGACGGCGACGTTCATGCTGATGGGCGACCGCTGTTCTCGCGGCTGTAACTTCTGCGACGTGCAGACGGGAGGAATGGAGTCGCTGGACCCCGACGAACCCGCGAACGTCGCCGAAGCCGTCGCCGAGATCGGCCTCGACTACGTCGTCCTGACTTCCGTGGACCGCGACGACCTCCCGGACCAGGGCGCGGGCCACTTCGCGCAGACGATTCGGGAAATCAAGCGACGCGACCCCGAGGTGCTCGTCGAGGTGCTGATTCCGGACTTCCAGGGCGAACCGCGACTCGTCCGGAAGATAATCGACGCCGAGCCGGACGTCGTCGCCCACAACATCGAGACGGTCGAACGCCTCCAGTGGCCGGTTCGGGACCGACGCGCGAACTACGAACAGTCGCTGTCGGTGCTCGAACAAGTGAAGAGAGAGTCCGACATCTACACGAAGACGAGCCTGATGCTCGGTCTCGGCGAGTACCACCACGAGATTTATCAGACGCTGTCGGACCTCCGCGAAGCCGACGTGGAGATCGTCACCTTCGGCCAGTATCTCCAGCCCTCTCGCTCGCACCTCGACGTGTTCGACTACGTCCACCCCGACGCCTTCGAGACGTGGCGGCGCGTCGCCGAGGACGAGTTCGGCTTCCTCTACTGCGCCTCCGGGCCGATGGTCCGGTCGTCGTACAAGGCGGGCGAGCTGTTCGTCGACGCGCTCCTGCGCGACGGCAAGAGCGTCGAACAGGCGCGGGCCGCCGCACGAGCGGCGGCCGAATGA
- the otsB gene encoding trehalose-phosphatase, giving the protein MSDPTDGERFRPEDGVTQTIAVLQTRLPDHEGLLLCLDFDGTLAPIVDDPEEATITPTNAELVERLRESHGVKLAVVSGRGLEDVRDRVDVKDVTYAGNYGIETDYGDGDIEVHPEAEAAEPVVEKVRTRLEDELADEEGVAVEDKRWTTTVHFRRAEDRAEEVTERVEDVVDEHGDDRLVTASGRAIVEIKPDVKTSKGAVVDAFAADAEGYLPMYVGDDVGDRSAFETIASAGGVSVYVGDEDIGATATVESPVEVAALLQWIADDGVSYVSTNAWD; this is encoded by the coding sequence GTGAGCGACCCGACCGACGGAGAGCGGTTCCGACCCGAAGACGGCGTTACGCAGACGATAGCCGTGCTCCAGACGCGGTTGCCCGACCACGAGGGGCTCCTGCTCTGTCTGGACTTCGACGGGACGCTCGCACCCATCGTCGACGACCCCGAGGAGGCGACGATAACGCCGACGAACGCGGAGTTGGTCGAACGGCTCCGCGAATCCCACGGGGTGAAACTCGCCGTCGTCAGCGGCCGCGGCCTCGAAGACGTGCGCGACCGTGTCGACGTGAAGGACGTCACCTACGCCGGTAACTACGGTATCGAGACCGACTACGGCGACGGCGACATCGAAGTCCACCCCGAGGCCGAGGCGGCCGAACCGGTCGTCGAGAAGGTGCGCACGAGACTCGAAGACGAACTGGCCGACGAGGAGGGCGTCGCCGTCGAGGACAAACGCTGGACGACGACGGTCCACTTCCGCCGCGCCGAAGACCGCGCCGAGGAAGTGACGGAGCGAGTGGAGGACGTCGTCGACGAACACGGCGACGACCGGTTGGTGACGGCGTCGGGGCGCGCCATCGTCGAGATAAAGCCCGACGTCAAGACGAGCAAGGGCGCGGTGGTCGACGCCTTCGCGGCCGACGCCGAGGGCTACCTCCCGATGTACGTCGGCGACGACGTCGGCGACCGGTCGGCGTTCGAGACCATCGCGTCCGCGGGCGGCGTGAGCGTCTACGTCGGCGACGAGGACATCGGCGCGACGGCGACCGTCGAGAGCCCCGTGGAGGTCGCGGCGCTGCTCCAGTGGATAGCCGACGACGGCGTCTCCTACGTCAGCACGAACGCGTGGGACTGA
- a CDS encoding alpha,alpha-trehalose-phosphate synthase (UDP-forming) yields the protein MTPDASESTAITETPIDAFESSLVLVSNRQPYSHRHEDGEIVVDRPVGGLTAGLDPVMQQIDGTWIAWGDGDADAEVTDENDCVRVPPDDPNYTLRRVWLSEDAVDEYYYGYSNQVLWPLCHDLIGKTNFEDRFWSRYKTVNEQFAEAVVEQADEESVVWFQDYHLALAPSYARAALPETTLFQFWHIPWPTWDTFRVCPQRHELLDGLLANDLIGFHTERYVENFLGCVDACFEDARVDTDSGEVEYDGETTLVRAFPLGVDAERIGRLAGERDGSFWSEFKAEYGIPEGSHVAVGVDRLDYTKGIPERLDALYHLFETRPEWRERLTYVQKATESRSDIPEYQRLQSQVDERIDRLNERFATDSWRPVVRIDEHLTNPELYGLYAHSDLALVTPVRDGMNLVAKEYVAAQSDSDTEDGVLVLSRMTGAHGELGDTAVTIEPYDEAALADQIEEALTMPDHERERRMDALRESVLENDLDTWLASLLGTVQGLRRMNTEQADDRNRQETKS from the coding sequence ATGACTCCCGACGCTTCCGAGTCGACGGCTATCACCGAGACGCCCATCGATGCCTTCGAGTCCTCGCTGGTGTTGGTCTCGAACCGCCAGCCGTACAGCCACCGCCACGAGGACGGCGAAATCGTCGTCGACCGCCCGGTCGGCGGCCTCACCGCAGGACTGGACCCGGTAATGCAGCAGATAGACGGCACCTGGATCGCCTGGGGCGACGGCGACGCCGACGCCGAGGTGACCGACGAGAACGACTGCGTCCGCGTTCCGCCCGACGACCCCAATTACACGCTCCGCCGGGTGTGGCTCTCTGAGGACGCCGTCGACGAGTACTACTACGGCTACAGCAACCAGGTGCTGTGGCCGCTCTGTCACGACCTCATCGGAAAGACGAACTTCGAGGACCGCTTCTGGTCGCGGTACAAAACGGTGAACGAGCAGTTCGCCGAGGCCGTCGTCGAGCAGGCCGACGAGGAGTCTGTCGTCTGGTTCCAGGATTATCACCTCGCGCTCGCTCCCTCGTACGCGAGAGCGGCGCTTCCGGAGACGACGCTGTTCCAGTTCTGGCACATCCCGTGGCCGACGTGGGACACGTTCCGCGTCTGTCCGCAGCGGCACGAACTGCTCGACGGGCTGCTCGCCAACGACCTCATCGGCTTTCACACCGAGCGCTACGTCGAGAACTTCCTCGGCTGCGTCGACGCGTGCTTCGAGGACGCCCGCGTCGACACCGACAGCGGCGAAGTCGAGTACGACGGCGAGACGACGCTCGTTCGAGCGTTCCCGCTCGGCGTCGACGCCGAACGCATCGGCAGGTTGGCCGGCGAGCGAGACGGGTCGTTCTGGTCGGAGTTCAAAGCCGAGTACGGAATCCCGGAGGGCTCCCACGTCGCCGTCGGCGTCGACCGGCTCGACTACACGAAGGGGATTCCGGAGCGCCTCGACGCGCTCTATCACCTGTTCGAGACGCGTCCCGAGTGGCGCGAACGGCTGACGTACGTCCAGAAGGCGACCGAGAGTCGCTCCGACATCCCCGAGTACCAGCGCCTCCAGTCGCAAGTCGACGAGCGCATCGACCGCCTCAACGAGCGGTTCGCCACCGACTCCTGGCGGCCGGTCGTCCGCATCGACGAACACCTGACGAATCCGGAACTGTACGGCCTGTACGCCCACAGCGACCTCGCGCTCGTCACGCCGGTGCGCGACGGGATGAACCTCGTCGCCAAGGAGTACGTCGCTGCGCAATCCGACAGCGACACCGAGGACGGAGTTCTGGTGTTGAGCCGGATGACGGGCGCGCACGGCGAACTCGGCGACACGGCGGTGACGATCGAGCCGTACGACGAAGCGGCGCTGGCCGACCAGATAGAGGAGGCGCTGACGATGCCGGACCACGAGCGCGAGCGACGGATGGACGCGCTCAGGGAGTCCGTCCTCGAGAACGACCTCGACACGTGGCTGGCGTCGCTTCTGGGCACCGTCCAGGGCCTTCGACGGATGAACACCGAGCAGGCCGACGACCGAAACCGACAGGAGACGAAATCGTGA
- a CDS encoding helix-turn-helix domain-containing protein, with the protein MSTIAEVELPANEFALCQTLDSVPDAEFEVVRLAAHGADHVMPYVRVSGTDADPMNEALEDDPSIEDAELLDDLGDELLYRMNWIDNIHVIMHVLLDEGGTIMEMYGQNNRWHLRILFPTRDTLSATHEFCTDKGLTFSIKNIYDLKQSTGRGEFGLTEDQYTALVTAVERGYFDVPRDVTMGELAAELDVSQQALSERLRRGHKTLVESALRVGDAASGDDS; encoded by the coding sequence ATGAGTACTATTGCGGAGGTCGAACTTCCCGCAAACGAGTTCGCGCTTTGTCAGACGCTCGATTCGGTTCCGGACGCCGAGTTCGAGGTCGTCCGACTCGCCGCCCACGGCGCCGACCACGTAATGCCGTACGTCCGCGTCTCCGGAACCGACGCCGATCCGATGAATGAGGCGCTGGAGGACGACCCGAGCATCGAAGACGCCGAACTGCTCGACGACCTCGGCGACGAGCTCCTCTACCGGATGAACTGGATCGACAACATCCACGTCATCATGCACGTCCTCCTCGACGAGGGTGGGACTATTATGGAGATGTACGGACAGAACAACCGGTGGCACCTCCGCATCCTCTTTCCGACCCGGGACACGCTCTCTGCGACCCACGAGTTCTGTACCGACAAGGGGTTGACGTTCTCCATCAAGAACATCTACGACCTGAAGCAGTCGACGGGTCGCGGCGAGTTCGGACTCACCGAGGACCAGTACACCGCACTCGTCACGGCGGTCGAACGCGGCTACTTCGACGTCCCGCGCGACGTAACGATGGGCGAACTCGCCGCCGAACTCGACGTCTCCCAACAGGCGCTCTCCGAACGCCTCCGACGCGGGCACAAGACGCTCGTCGAGAGCGCACTCCGCGTCGGCGACGCGGCGTCCGGCGACGACTCCTGA
- a CDS encoding MATE family efflux transporter, translating to MFDLTTEDITEGSISRALVVLAAPLVIQSLTQVVQQLVDVFWLGRYGENAVAAVGLNYPIISIAVVLVTLAPFVGTQVIVSQRVGGDDTAGARRVAFHGTTLALAFALVVGAVTYVAAPSIVRLVGADPTFAEMAAVYLATYALGMPFVAVSDTLEGAFTGWGDSRAALYVTLVTVVTNLVLDPFLILGLWVFPEMGVEGAALATVAGFAAGMALAIALAVGPRDTFSLSLADVGFDPAEYREILDVGGPLVGQRIAQDAVRVFIVGIVAVAGGAAGLVAYTVGARIASIAFIPAGGLQQASQSIIGQNLGAEKPERANRTTWTGVAIAAVALGLVGAGQWFVPEPLTMLFVPHISEAALTLTVQYLQILALGYWALGATYLFLGGFNGARKTKTSLVVSLAQYWGVRLPIAALGVYAFGAGVSAVFWAVTLSNVTAAVGAGAYYYYTTSDGMFERAVAVASAD from the coding sequence ATGTTCGACCTCACAACAGAGGACATCACGGAGGGGTCGATATCCCGTGCGTTGGTCGTCCTCGCTGCCCCGCTCGTCATCCAGAGCCTCACGCAGGTCGTCCAGCAGTTGGTCGACGTGTTCTGGCTCGGCCGCTACGGCGAGAACGCCGTCGCCGCCGTCGGGTTGAACTACCCGATAATCAGCATCGCCGTCGTCCTCGTCACGCTCGCGCCGTTCGTCGGCACGCAGGTCATCGTCTCCCAGCGCGTCGGCGGCGACGACACCGCCGGTGCGAGACGCGTCGCCTTCCACGGGACGACGCTGGCGCTCGCCTTCGCCCTCGTCGTCGGCGCAGTCACGTACGTCGCCGCACCCTCTATCGTCCGCCTCGTCGGTGCCGACCCCACCTTCGCCGAGATGGCGGCGGTGTACCTGGCGACGTACGCGCTCGGGATGCCGTTCGTCGCCGTCAGCGACACGCTCGAAGGCGCGTTCACCGGGTGGGGCGACTCCCGCGCCGCCCTCTACGTCACGCTCGTCACCGTCGTGACGAACCTCGTTCTCGACCCGTTTCTCATCCTCGGCCTCTGGGTGTTTCCGGAGATGGGCGTCGAGGGCGCGGCGCTGGCGACGGTGGCGGGATTCGCCGCCGGTATGGCGCTCGCCATCGCGCTGGCCGTCGGCCCGCGCGACACGTTCTCGCTGTCGCTGGCCGACGTCGGCTTCGACCCCGCCGAGTACCGCGAGATCCTCGACGTCGGCGGGCCGCTGGTCGGTCAGCGAATCGCCCAAGACGCCGTCCGCGTCTTCATCGTCGGCATCGTTGCCGTCGCCGGGGGTGCGGCCGGACTCGTCGCCTACACCGTCGGCGCTCGCATCGCCAGCATCGCGTTTATCCCCGCGGGCGGCCTCCAGCAGGCCTCCCAGAGCATCATCGGCCAGAACCTCGGTGCGGAGAAGCCCGAGCGTGCGAACCGGACGACGTGGACCGGCGTCGCCATAGCCGCGGTCGCTCTGGGTCTCGTCGGTGCCGGGCAGTGGTTCGTCCCCGAACCGCTGACGATGCTGTTCGTCCCCCACATCTCGGAGGCCGCGCTCACGCTGACCGTGCAGTATCTCCAGATTCTCGCGCTCGGCTACTGGGCGCTCGGCGCGACGTACCTCTTCCTCGGCGGCTTCAACGGGGCGCGGAAGACGAAAACGAGTCTCGTCGTCTCGCTCGCCCAGTACTGGGGGGTTCGGCTCCCGATCGCCGCCCTCGGCGTCTACGCGTTCGGCGCGGGTGTTTCCGCCGTCTTCTGGGCGGTGACGCTCTCGAACGTCACGGCCGCCGTCGGCGCGGGTGCGTACTACTACTACACGACGAGCGACGGCATGTTCGAGCGAGCCGTCGCCGTCGCCAGCGCGGACTGA